One stretch of Maylandia zebra isolate NMK-2024a linkage group LG13, Mzebra_GT3a, whole genome shotgun sequence DNA includes these proteins:
- the hs3st1l1 gene encoding heparan sulfate (glucosamine) 3-O-sulfotransferase 1-like1 encodes MACFLTSAFLLVLQTYAAPPEAGFGITLDTVDFDTGLLVNVSGDVTTSPPPGTSKRAPHSIIIGVRKGGTRALLEMLDIHPEVAAAATEVHFFDWDENYAKGFEWYRELMPYSYPHQITIEKTPGYFTSALAPERICAMNSSIKLLLILRDPAERVISDYTQVYFNRLENHKPVQAIENLLVRNGALNMRYKAIQRSLYDVHMRNWLRHFPLEQIHIVDGDALIRDPLPELQRVERFLNLPPRIVSTNFYFNQTKGFYCIRSDGRERCLHESKGRPHPAVNSTVLQQLRSYLQEHNRTFFRLVKRTFDWQ; translated from the coding sequence ATGGCCTGTTTTCTGACATCGGCCTTTCTCCTGGTTCTTCAGACATACGCTGCCCCACCTGAGGCAGGATTTGGGATTACACTGGACACCGTGGACTTTGACACCGGCCTACTAGTGAATGTCTCTGGAGATGTAACCACATCTCCACCCCCGGGAACAAGCAAACGAGCCCCACATAGTATTATTATTGGGGTACGCAAAGGTGGCACAAGAGCGCTGTTGGAGATGCTGGACATACACCCTGAAGTGGCTGCCGCCGCCACCGAGGTGCACTTCTTTGACTGGGATGAGAACTACGCCAAGGGCTTTGAGTGGTACCGTGAGTTAATGCCCTACTCTTACCCACACCAGATCACAATAGAGAAAACTCCAGGCTATTTCACTTCAGCCCTTGCACCCGAACGTATCTGTGCCATGAACTCTTCCATTAAGCTGCTGCTGATCTTGCGAGACCCAGCTGAGCGGGTCATCTCCGACTACACCCAGGTGTACTTTAACCGGCTGGAGAACCACAAGCCGGTTCAGGCCATTGAAAACCTGCTAGTGCGCAACGGAGCGCTGAATATGAGGTACAAGGCCATTCAGAGGAGCCTGTACGACGTCCACATGCGCAACTGGCTGCGCCACTTTCCCTTAGAACAGATACACATAGTAGACGGTGACGCTCTGATCCGTGATCCCCTCCCAGAGCTTCAGAGGGTGGAGCGCTTCCTTAACTTGCCACCCAGGATAGTATCCACCAACTTCTACTTCAATCAGACCAAAGGGTTTTACTGCATCCGCAGTGATGGCCGAGAGCGCTGTCTGCACGAGTCTAAGGGACGACCTCATCCTGCTGTTAACAGCACTGTGCTCCAGCAGCTCCGCTCCTACCTTCAAGAACACAACCGcaccttcttcaggctggtgaAGCGCACCTTCGACTGGCAATAA